The following are from one region of the Corylus avellana chromosome ca1, CavTom2PMs-1.0 genome:
- the LOC132175871 gene encoding phosphatidylserine decarboxylase proenzyme 1, mitochondrial isoform X1, with amino-acid sequence MKFRASHRLPLFLYHTRRGYLHSQHRCFNSFLQKFQRTTKARASINGGSGRSQSDSFLVPGATVATLLMLGFLHARRLYDGKKIEEAREKGIEFEFQPDVKATFLTLLPLRSISRFWGFLTGRELPVWLRPYAYRAWARAFHSNLEEAALPLDEYASLRHFFVRTLKEGSRPIDRDPRCLVSPVDGTVLRFGELKGAGAMIEQVKGFSYSVSSLLGTSSLLPMIAEEDMQEERSEQESTSKEKNKRSWWRVSLVSSKVWNPMSARPMKGLFYCVIYLMPGDYHRIHSPVDCSILVRRHFSGCLFPVNERATRTIPNLYVENERVVLEGLWKEGFMAIAAIGATNIGSIELFIEPELRTNRPRKNLLHSNPPEERIYEPEGVGVMLKKGDEVRDVAAFNMGSTVVLIFQAPISKSVEEDGDSSLEFKFCIKRGDRIRVGEALGRCPD; translated from the exons ATGAAATTCAGGGCTTCGCACAGGCTCCCATTATTCCTTTACCATACTCGCCGCGGTTACCTCCATAGCCAGCACCGCTGCTTCAACTCGTTCTTGCAAAAGTTCCAAAGAACCACTAAAGCGCGAGCTTCTATCAATGGCGGAAGTGGCCGTTCTCAAA GTGATTCTTTTCTGGTGCCTGGTGCAACTGTTGCTACCTTACTAATGCTTGGTTTTCTCCATGCCCGTCGGCTTTATGATGGAAAGAAG ATTGAAGAGGCGCGAGAAAAAGGAATTGAATTCGAGTTCCAACCTGATGTAAAA GCAACATTTCTGACATTGCTACCCCTGCGCTCTATCTCTAGATTTTGGGGTTTCTTGACAGGCCGG GAACTTCCTGTTTGGCTGCGCCCTTACGCATACAGGGCATGGGCTAGGGCGTTCCATTCAA ATTTAGAAGAAGCAGCTCTGCCTCTGGATGAATATGCTTCTTTGCGGCACTTCTTTGTCCGCACCTTGAAAGAAGGTTCGAGGCCTATTGACCGTGATCCACGATGTCTG GTTAGTCCTGTGGATGGTACCGTTTTAAGATTTGGAGAGTTGAAAGGAGCAGGGGCTATGATTGAGCAAGTCAAAGGGTTCTCCTATTCTGTTTCTTCTCTTCTTGGTACAAGCTCTTTACTTCCCATGATAGCCGAAGAGGACATGCAAGAAGAGCGCAGTGAACAGGAAAGTACTTCTAAAGAGAAGAACAAGAGGTCATGGTGGAGAGTTTCATTGGTGTCTTCTAAAGTTTGGAATCCTATGTCAGCACG TCCAATGAAAGGCCTTTTTTACTGTGTAATTTACTTGATGCCTGGAGACTATCATCGCATACACTCTCCAGTTGATTGTAGCATCCTTGTCCGCCGGCATTTTTCAG GTTGCCTATTTCCTGTAAATGAGCGTGCTACAAGAACAATCCCAAATCTTTATGTTGAGAACGAAAGG GTTGTACTTGAAGGTCTATGGAAAGAAGGGTTTATGGCAATTGCTGCAATTGGTGCGACAAATATTGGGTCAATTGAG CTTTTCATTGAACCAGAACTTCGGACGAATCGACCAAGAAAGAATTTACTGCACTCAAATCCTCCAGAAGAACGGATTTATGAACCTGAAGGTGTTGGTGTGATGCTCAAGAAAGGGGATGAGGTTAGAGAT GTAGCTGCTTTCAACATGGGATCAACAGTGGTGCTTATCTTCCAGGCCCCCATATCAAAATCGGTTGAAGAAGATGGAGATTCCTCGTTGGAGTTCAAGTTTTGCATCAAACGCGGAGATAGAATCCGAGTTGGCGAAGCACTTGGGAGGTGCCCTGATTAG
- the LOC132175871 gene encoding phosphatidylserine decarboxylase proenzyme 1, mitochondrial isoform X3 encodes MKFRASHRLPLFLYHTRRGYLHSQHRCFNSFLQKFQRTTKARASINGGSGRSQSDSFLVPGATVATLLMLGFLHARRLYDGKKIEEAREKGIEFEFQPDVKATFLTLLPLRSISRFWGFLTGRELPVWLRPYAYRAWARAFHSNLEEAALPLDEYASLRHFFVRTLKEGSRPIDRDPRCLVSPVDGTVLRFGELKGAGAMIEQVKGFSYSVSSLLGTSSLLPMIAEEDMQEERSEQESTSKEKNKRSWWRVSLVSSKVWNPMSARPMKGLFYCVIYLMPGDYHRIHSPVDCSILVRRHFSGCLFPVNERATRTIPNLYVENERVVLEGLWKEGFMAIAAIGATNIGSIEVKFETGT; translated from the exons ATGAAATTCAGGGCTTCGCACAGGCTCCCATTATTCCTTTACCATACTCGCCGCGGTTACCTCCATAGCCAGCACCGCTGCTTCAACTCGTTCTTGCAAAAGTTCCAAAGAACCACTAAAGCGCGAGCTTCTATCAATGGCGGAAGTGGCCGTTCTCAAA GTGATTCTTTTCTGGTGCCTGGTGCAACTGTTGCTACCTTACTAATGCTTGGTTTTCTCCATGCCCGTCGGCTTTATGATGGAAAGAAG ATTGAAGAGGCGCGAGAAAAAGGAATTGAATTCGAGTTCCAACCTGATGTAAAA GCAACATTTCTGACATTGCTACCCCTGCGCTCTATCTCTAGATTTTGGGGTTTCTTGACAGGCCGG GAACTTCCTGTTTGGCTGCGCCCTTACGCATACAGGGCATGGGCTAGGGCGTTCCATTCAA ATTTAGAAGAAGCAGCTCTGCCTCTGGATGAATATGCTTCTTTGCGGCACTTCTTTGTCCGCACCTTGAAAGAAGGTTCGAGGCCTATTGACCGTGATCCACGATGTCTG GTTAGTCCTGTGGATGGTACCGTTTTAAGATTTGGAGAGTTGAAAGGAGCAGGGGCTATGATTGAGCAAGTCAAAGGGTTCTCCTATTCTGTTTCTTCTCTTCTTGGTACAAGCTCTTTACTTCCCATGATAGCCGAAGAGGACATGCAAGAAGAGCGCAGTGAACAGGAAAGTACTTCTAAAGAGAAGAACAAGAGGTCATGGTGGAGAGTTTCATTGGTGTCTTCTAAAGTTTGGAATCCTATGTCAGCACG TCCAATGAAAGGCCTTTTTTACTGTGTAATTTACTTGATGCCTGGAGACTATCATCGCATACACTCTCCAGTTGATTGTAGCATCCTTGTCCGCCGGCATTTTTCAG GTTGCCTATTTCCTGTAAATGAGCGTGCTACAAGAACAATCCCAAATCTTTATGTTGAGAACGAAAGG GTTGTACTTGAAGGTCTATGGAAAGAAGGGTTTATGGCAATTGCTGCAATTGGTGCGACAAATATTGGGTCAATTGAG GTGAAATTTGAGACTGGCACATGA
- the LOC132175871 gene encoding phosphatidylserine decarboxylase proenzyme 1, mitochondrial isoform X2, with product MKFRASHRLPLFLYHTRRGYLHSQHRCFNSFLQKFQRTTKARASINGGSGRSQSDSFLVPGATVATLLMLGFLHARRLYDGKKIEEAREKGIEFEFQPDVKATFLTLLPLRSISRFWGFLTGRELPVWLRPYAYRAWARAFHSNLEEAALPLDEYASLRHFFVRTLKEGSRPIDRDPRCLVSPVDGTVLRFGELKGAGAMIEQVKGFSYSVSSLLGTSSLLPMIAEEDMQEERSEQESTSKEKNKRSWWRVSLVSSKVWNPMSARPMKGLFYCVIYLMPGDYHRIHSPVDCSILVRRHFSGCLFPVNERATRTIPNLYVENERVVLEGLWKEGFMAIAAIGATNIGSIELFIEPELRTNRPRKNLLHSNPPEERIYEPEGVGVMLKKGDEVAAFNMGSTVVLIFQAPISKSVEEDGDSSLEFKFCIKRGDRIRVGEALGRCPD from the exons ATGAAATTCAGGGCTTCGCACAGGCTCCCATTATTCCTTTACCATACTCGCCGCGGTTACCTCCATAGCCAGCACCGCTGCTTCAACTCGTTCTTGCAAAAGTTCCAAAGAACCACTAAAGCGCGAGCTTCTATCAATGGCGGAAGTGGCCGTTCTCAAA GTGATTCTTTTCTGGTGCCTGGTGCAACTGTTGCTACCTTACTAATGCTTGGTTTTCTCCATGCCCGTCGGCTTTATGATGGAAAGAAG ATTGAAGAGGCGCGAGAAAAAGGAATTGAATTCGAGTTCCAACCTGATGTAAAA GCAACATTTCTGACATTGCTACCCCTGCGCTCTATCTCTAGATTTTGGGGTTTCTTGACAGGCCGG GAACTTCCTGTTTGGCTGCGCCCTTACGCATACAGGGCATGGGCTAGGGCGTTCCATTCAA ATTTAGAAGAAGCAGCTCTGCCTCTGGATGAATATGCTTCTTTGCGGCACTTCTTTGTCCGCACCTTGAAAGAAGGTTCGAGGCCTATTGACCGTGATCCACGATGTCTG GTTAGTCCTGTGGATGGTACCGTTTTAAGATTTGGAGAGTTGAAAGGAGCAGGGGCTATGATTGAGCAAGTCAAAGGGTTCTCCTATTCTGTTTCTTCTCTTCTTGGTACAAGCTCTTTACTTCCCATGATAGCCGAAGAGGACATGCAAGAAGAGCGCAGTGAACAGGAAAGTACTTCTAAAGAGAAGAACAAGAGGTCATGGTGGAGAGTTTCATTGGTGTCTTCTAAAGTTTGGAATCCTATGTCAGCACG TCCAATGAAAGGCCTTTTTTACTGTGTAATTTACTTGATGCCTGGAGACTATCATCGCATACACTCTCCAGTTGATTGTAGCATCCTTGTCCGCCGGCATTTTTCAG GTTGCCTATTTCCTGTAAATGAGCGTGCTACAAGAACAATCCCAAATCTTTATGTTGAGAACGAAAGG GTTGTACTTGAAGGTCTATGGAAAGAAGGGTTTATGGCAATTGCTGCAATTGGTGCGACAAATATTGGGTCAATTGAG CTTTTCATTGAACCAGAACTTCGGACGAATCGACCAAGAAAGAATTTACTGCACTCAAATCCTCCAGAAGAACGGATTTATGAACCTGAAGGTGTTGGTGTGATGCTCAAGAAAGGGGATGAG GTAGCTGCTTTCAACATGGGATCAACAGTGGTGCTTATCTTCCAGGCCCCCATATCAAAATCGGTTGAAGAAGATGGAGATTCCTCGTTGGAGTTCAAGTTTTGCATCAAACGCGGAGATAGAATCCGAGTTGGCGAAGCACTTGGGAGGTGCCCTGATTAG